The proteins below come from a single Notamacropus eugenii isolate mMacEug1 chromosome 7, mMacEug1.pri_v2, whole genome shotgun sequence genomic window:
- the NKX6-1 gene encoding homeobox protein Nkx-6.1 isoform X1, translating into MLAVGPMEGTRQSAFLLSSPPLAALHSMAEMKTPLYPAAYPPLPTGPPASSSPSSSSSSSSSSSPSPPLGVHNPSGLKPPTSGGLSSLGSPPQQLSAATPHGINDILSRPSMPLTSGASLPSASPSGSSSSASSASSSASSASSSSSSSSAAAAAAAAAAAAAASSPAGLLAGLPRFSSLSPPPPPPGLYFSPSAAAVAAVGRYPKPLAELPGRTPIFWPGVMQSPPWRDARLACTPHQSSILLDKDGKRKHTRPTFSGQQIFALEKTFEQTKYLAGPERARLAYSLGMTESQVKVWFQNRRTKWRKKHAAEMATAKKKQDSETERLKGASENEEEDDDYNKPLDPNSDDEKITQLLKKHKSSSSSLLVHTSENENSS; encoded by the exons ATGTTAGCTGTGGGGCCTATGGAGGGCACCCGGCAGAGCGCGTTCCTGCTGAGCAGCCCGCCCCTGGCTGCCCTGCACAGCATGGCTGAGATGAAGACCCCGCTGTACCCCGCCGCCTATCCACCGTTGCCCACCGGGCCCCcggcttcctcttctccttcttcctcctcctcgtcGTCGTCGTCTTCTTCGCCCTCCCCACCCTTGGGCGTCCATAACCCCTCTGGCCTCAAACCCCCGACCTCTGGGGGGCTCTCTTCTCTGGGCAGCCCCCCGCAGCAGCTTTCGGCCGCCACCCCGCACGGCATCAACGACATCCTGAGCCGGCCCTCCATGCCCCTGACCTCGGGGGCCTCCTTGCCCTCTGCCTCGCCCTCCGGCTCCTCCTCTTCtgcctcctctgcctcctcttctgcctcctctgcctcctcctcttcctcctcctcgtcggccgccgccgccgccgccgctgcagcCGCAGCCGCGGCCGCCTCTTCCCCGGCTGGGCTCCTGGCTGGCCTGCCTCGTTTCAGTAGCCTCAGCCCCCCGCCGCCTCCCCCAGGCCTCTACTTCAGCCCCAGTGCCGCCGCAGTGGCGGCAGTTGGCCGGTACCCCAAACCCCTGGCGGAGCTGCCTGGCCGGACCCCCATCTTCTGGCCAGGGGTGATGCAGAGTCCTCCGTGGAGAGATGCCCGGCTTGCTTGTACTCCTC ATCAAAGTTCAATTTTGCTGGACAAAGATGGAAAGAGGAAACATACAAGACCCACGTTCTCAGGACAGCAGATTTTCGctctggagaagacttttgaacaAACGAAATACTTGGCAGGACCCGAAAGAGCGAGGTTGGCTTATTCTCTAGGCATGACGGAGAGTCAAGTCAAG GTTTGGTTCCAGAACCGTCGGACCAAGTGGAGAAAGAAACACGCAGCCGAAATGGCCACAGCCAAGAAGAAGCAGGACTCCGAAACCGAGCGGCTGAAGGGGGCCTCTGAGAACGAGGAGGAAGACGACGACTACAACAAGCCTCTGGACCCCAACTCCGACGATGAGAAAATCACCCAGTTGCTGAAGAAACACAAGTCTAGCAGCAGCAGCCTGCTCGTGCACACGTCAGAGAATGAAAACTCCTCTTAA
- the NKX6-1 gene encoding homeobox protein Nkx-6.1 isoform X2, producing MEGTRQSAFLLSSPPLAALHSMAEMKTPLYPAAVHNPSGLKPPTSGGLSSLGSPPQQLSAATPHGINDILSRPAASSPAGLLAGLPRFSSLSPPPPPPGLYFSPSAAAVAAVGRYPKPLAELPGRTPIFWPGVMQSPPWRDARLACTPHQSSILLDKDGKRKHTRPTFSGQQIFALEKTFEQTKYLAGPERARLAYSLGMTESQVKVWFQNRRTKWRKKHAAEMATAKKKQDSETERLKGASENEEEDDDYNKPLDPNSDDEKITQLLKKHKSSSSSLLVHTSENENSS from the exons ATGGAGGGCACCCGGCAGAGCGCGTTCCTGCTGAGCAGCCCGCCCCTGGCTGCCCTGCACAGCATGGCTGAGATGAAGACCCCGCTGTACCCCGCCGC CGTCCATAACCCCTCTGGCCTCAAACCCCCGACCTCTGGGGGGCTCTCTTCTCTGGGCAGCCCCCCGCAGCAGCTTTCGGCCGCCACCCCGCACGGCATCAACGACATCCTGAGCCGGC CGGCCGCCTCTTCCCCGGCTGGGCTCCTGGCTGGCCTGCCTCGTTTCAGTAGCCTCAGCCCCCCGCCGCCTCCCCCAGGCCTCTACTTCAGCCCCAGTGCCGCCGCAGTGGCGGCAGTTGGCCGGTACCCCAAACCCCTGGCGGAGCTGCCTGGCCGGACCCCCATCTTCTGGCCAGGGGTGATGCAGAGTCCTCCGTGGAGAGATGCCCGGCTTGCTTGTACTCCTC ATCAAAGTTCAATTTTGCTGGACAAAGATGGAAAGAGGAAACATACAAGACCCACGTTCTCAGGACAGCAGATTTTCGctctggagaagacttttgaacaAACGAAATACTTGGCAGGACCCGAAAGAGCGAGGTTGGCTTATTCTCTAGGCATGACGGAGAGTCAAGTCAAG GTTTGGTTCCAGAACCGTCGGACCAAGTGGAGAAAGAAACACGCAGCCGAAATGGCCACAGCCAAGAAGAAGCAGGACTCCGAAACCGAGCGGCTGAAGGGGGCCTCTGAGAACGAGGAGGAAGACGACGACTACAACAAGCCTCTGGACCCCAACTCCGACGATGAGAAAATCACCCAGTTGCTGAAGAAACACAAGTCTAGCAGCAGCAGCCTGCTCGTGCACACGTCAGAGAATGAAAACTCCTCTTAA